One genomic region from candidate division WOR-3 bacterium encodes:
- a CDS encoding metal ABC transporter permease → MPGILDYSFFRLALLTAVFAGVLFGVLSFFIYSRKMAFLGVGISHAAFGGVALGVFFGMNPFVSALIFCVLTAIIIGKVSKSANISVNTSVGIFFSLSMALGAFFISMKKGYSFDLSGYLFGNILAVSEKDLLLVILADITIIPFVLFFLRKIIYLSFDEESAYISGVKTAFLDYSLLVILAVVIVLTIKIIGIILVSALVILPGSFAVLVSRSYKSVIAVSVIFSVATMTSGLFLSYLADTPPGATITIFASFVYFLALGSVRLIKKTV, encoded by the coding sequence ATGCCGGGAATCCTTGATTATTCTTTTTTCAGACTCGCCCTTCTGACGGCTGTTTTTGCAGGAGTGCTTTTCGGAGTCCTCTCTTTTTTCATTTACTCGAGGAAAATGGCTTTTCTCGGTGTGGGAATTTCACACGCGGCTTTCGGCGGAGTTGCCCTGGGAGTGTTTTTTGGCATGAATCCTTTTGTTTCGGCTCTGATTTTTTGCGTTCTGACGGCTATAATTATTGGAAAAGTTTCAAAGAGCGCAAACATATCGGTTAACACGAGCGTCGGAATATTTTTTTCGCTGTCTATGGCCTTGGGCGCATTTTTCATATCCATGAAAAAGGGATACTCCTTCGATCTTTCGGGATACCTTTTCGGCAACATACTCGCCGTGTCTGAAAAAGATTTATTGCTCGTGATTCTTGCTGACATAACCATAATCCCTTTTGTATTGTTTTTTTTGAGGAAAATAATTTATCTTTCTTTTGACGAAGAATCCGCATACATAAGCGGTGTAAAAACGGCTTTTCTGGATTATTCGCTTCTCGTGATTCTCGCGGTTGTCATCGTGCTGACAATAAAAATTATAGGGATAATTCTGGTTTCCGCCCTGGTGATACTTCCCGGAAGTTTTGCTGTTCTCGTATCGAGGAGTTACAAATCCGTAATAGCTGTTTCGGTTATATTTTCGGTGGCGACTATGACTTCCGGGCTTTTTTTGTCATACCTTGCAGACACCCCTCCGGGTGCGACAATAACGATTTTTGCATCTTTTGTATATTTCCTGGCTCTCGGCTCGGTAAGATTGATAAAAAAAACCGTATAA
- a CDS encoding methylglyoxal synthase: protein MKEFKNIALVAHDNKKKDLVEWAVWNRDALKGQVIICTGTTGKLIEKELENEIKDYTIVKLKSGPLGGDQQLGAMIAEGGVDVVIFFWDPMQPHPHDVDVKALLRIAVLYNVPTACNRSTADFLISSPLFKGDYTPKETDFVDYTERDV from the coding sequence ATGAAAGAATTCAAGAATATCGCGCTCGTCGCGCACGACAACAAGAAAAAAGATCTCGTCGAATGGGCCGTGTGGAACAGGGATGCACTGAAAGGACAGGTCATCATCTGCACGGGAACCACAGGCAAGCTCATAGAAAAAGAGCTTGAAAATGAGATAAAGGATTACACGATAGTAAAACTCAAATCGGGTCCTCTTGGCGGAGATCAGCAATTGGGCGCGATGATTGCCGAAGGGGGAGTGGATGTCGTCATATTTTTTTGGGACCCCATGCAGCCGCATCCGCACGATGTAGACGTCAAAGCTCTGCTCAGAATAGCTGTTTTGTATAATGTTCCGACAGCCTGCAACAGATCGACGGCGGATTTTTTGATTTCGTCGCCTCTTTTTAAAGGCGACTACACTCCGAAAGAGACGGATTTTGTCGATTACACGGAAAGAGATGTTTAG